Proteins from a genomic interval of Yarrowia lipolytica chromosome 1E, complete sequence:
- a CDS encoding uncharacterized protein (Compare to YALI0E02794g, highly similar to uniprot|P32379 Saccharomyces cerevisiae YGR253c PUP2 20S proteasome subunit(alpha5), similar to Saccharomyces cerevisiae PUP2 (YGR253C); ancestral locus Anc_5.64) — protein sequence MFLTRSEYDRGVSTFSPEGRLFQVEYSLEAIKLGSTAIGVATKDGVVLGVEKRITSSLLEASSIEKIVEIDKHIGCAMSGLTADARTMIDHARVESVQHDLYYDEPINVETVTQAVCDLALRFGEGAEGEERIMSRPFGVALLIAGYDDDHGAQLYHAEPSGTFYRYEAKAIGSGSEGAQAELQNEYHKDMTLEEGEVLVLKILKQVMEEKLDSKNVQLSSVTKSEGFKIYDDDKMVSVVAKLDSEVGDEEQV from the exons ATGTTCCTTACAAGAAGTGAATACGACCGAGGAGTGAGCACGTTCTCTCCCGAAGGCCGACTTTTCCAGGTCGAGTACTCTCTCGAGGCTATCAAA CTCGGATCCACAGCCATTGGTGTCGCCACCAAGGATGGTGTCGTTCTCGGAGTCGAGAAGCGAATCACCTCTTCCCTGCTTGAGGCATCATCCATCGAGAAGATCGTTGAAATCGACAAACACATTGGCTGTGCCATGTCCGGTCTCACTGCAGATGCCCGAACCATGATTGACCACGCGCGAGTGGAGTCTGTCCAACATGACCTATACTATGATGAGCCCATAAACGTTGAGACGGTGACCCAAGCAGTGTGTGATTTGGCTCTGCGATTCGGTGAGGGTGCTGAGGGTGAGGAGCGAATCATGTCTCGTCCTTTCGGTGTCGCTCTTCTCATTGCTGGATATGATGATGACCATGGAGCCCAGCTCTACCATGCTGAGCCATCAGGAACCTTCTACAGAtacgaggccaaggctaTTGGCAGTGGTAGCGAAGGTGCTCAGGCCGAGCTTCAGAACGAATACCACAAGGACATGACTCTCGAGGAGGGCGAGGTCCTTGTTCTcaagattctcaagcaggttatggaggagaagctcgatAGCAAGAACGTCCAGCTTTCCAGCGTGACTAAGTCTGAGGGATTCAAGATTTACGACGATGATAAGATGGTCAGTGTTGTTGCTAAGCTCGATTCCGAGGTTGGCGATGAGGAGCAGGTGTAA